In a single window of the Arachis hypogaea cultivar Tifrunner chromosome 6, arahy.Tifrunner.gnm2.J5K5, whole genome shotgun sequence genome:
- the LOC112696925 gene encoding protein RRP6-like 2: protein MNVDRYLKELSGSSQRIPTEQSFHHFYLNFDEFKRPIDEIARRSQSMLESIGVTTHAWNTGVDFPSDIDDAYEWVVDMNDELLEWFDESVSEVRKAREEDEEFEEVELENGFGLVRVKKEGGGVGKKKVEAAGTTETTKPKVSFHLATVRKPQDVYDIVVNNTNVPFEHIWLEKSEDDQRFIHPLEKHSYLEFVDKNLEGLVPMKPPAMECTPFKLVEDVKGLKELAAKLRAADEFAVDLEHNQYRSFQGLTCLMQISTRTEDFIVDTLKLRVHVGPYLREVFKDPTKKKVLHGADRDIVWLQRDFGIYVCNMFDTGQASRVLKLERFSLQYLLLHLCGVTANKEYQNADWRQRPLPDVMIRYGREDTHYLLYIYDQLRIKLFALSKESESSENPLVEVYKRSYDVCMQLYEKELLTEDSYLHIYGLLGAGFNAQQLAVVSGLNEWRDILARSEDESTGFILPNKVLLEIAKQMPVTISGLRRLTSSKLPYVDHNLDVIVNIVRHAIQNAAPFEEAALRLKETYAAKMKEARLKAAQEASVVDAAPVEDGVEASHLLDFEHTPEEESTVIDNSTCVNISETLPFSYDLKEDCSQHEDMNGQVKIKSSCLTLELPQVVGGPIDAIADALSGDSASRNRLNPNEKVKEEIKLDRIRMSVKLEPVSAAVSADTVMIDSSIDSGCMTQNNLLGSE, encoded by the exons ATGAACGTCGACCGCTACCTAAAGGAGCTCTCCGGCTCTTCCCAGCGAATCCCGACGGAGCAGAGCTTCCACCATTTCTACCTCAACTTCGACGAATTCAAGCGCCCGATCGACGAAATCGCACGTCGCTCGCAGTCGATGCTGGAGAGCATCGGCGTCACCACGCATGCATGGAACACCGGCGTGGATTTCCCGTCCGACATCGACGATGCTTACGAGTGGGTGGTTGACATGAACGATGAGCTCTTGGAATGGTTTGACGAGTCAGTGAGCGAGGTTCGGAAGGCGAGGGAGGAGGACGAGGAGTTCGAGGAGGTGGAGCTGGAGAACGGGTTCGGGTTGGTTCGAGTCAAGAAGGAGGGAGGTGGTGTTGGGAAGAAGAAGGTGGAAGCAGCGGGGACTACGGAAACGACGAAGCCGAAGGTGTCGTTTCACTTAGCCACGGTTAGGAAGCCTCAGGATGTGTACGACATTGTCGTTAACAACACCAACGTGCCGTTTGAGCATATTTGGTTGGAGAAGAGTGAGGATGATCAGAGGTTCATTCATCCTTTG GAGAAACACTCTTATTTGGAGTTTGTTGATAAAAATCTTGAGGGTTTAGTGCCAATGAAGCCTCCTGCAATGGAATGCACTCCTTTCAAGCTAGTGGAGGACGTCAAAGGATTGAAGGAATTGGCTGCGAAGCTGCGTGCTGCTGATGAATTTGCG GTGGATTTGGAACATAATCAATATCGTTCATTCCAAGGTTTGACTTGCTTGATGCAAATCTCAACCAGGACTGAGGATTTTATTGTAGATACTTTAAAGCTCCGTGTCCATGTTGGGCCTTATCTGCGTGAAGTCTTTAAGGACCCTACAAAGAAGAAG GTCTTGCATGGAGCAGATCGAGATATTGTGTGGTTGCAACGGGATTTTGGAATATATGTTTGTAATATGTTTGACACGGGCCAG GCTTCTAGGGTGTTAAAATTGGAGAGATTTAGTTTGCAATATCTTTTACTACACTTGTGTGGGGTTACTGCAAACAAAGA ATACCAGAATGCAGATTGGAGACAACGCCCTCTTCCTGATGTTATGATAAG ATATGGCAGAGAAGATACACACTATCTGCTGTATATATATGACCAACTGAGAATCAAGTTATTTGCTTTGTCCAAGGAATCTGAAAGTTCTGAAAATCCTCTGGTGGAG GTTTACAAGCGTAGTTATGATGTCTGCATGCAACTATATGAGAAAGAGCTTCTAACAGAAGACTCGTATCTTCATATATATGG GTTGCTGGGGGCTGGTTTTAATGCTCAGCAGCTTGCTGTTGTTTCA GGGCTTAATGAATGGCGGGACATTTTGGCTCGTTCAGAAGATGAGAGTACTGGCTTTATTTTACCAAATAAAGTACTTCTTGAAATAG CAAAGCAGATGCCTGTTACTATAAGCGGTCTTCGGCGATTGACATCATCAAAGCTCCCATATGTTGATCACAATCTTGATGTCATTGTCAACATTGTCAGACATGCCATTCAAAATGCTGCTCCTTTTGAAGAAGCGGCACTACGCTTGAAAGAAACATATGCTGCAAAAATGAAGGAAGCAAGATTGAAAGCAGCACAAGAAGCAAGt GTCGTAGATGCTGCTCCTGTTGAAGATGGAGTAGAAGCTTCTCATCTGCTAGATTTTGAACATACACCCGAAGAAGAAAGTACTGTCATTGATAATTCAACCTGTGTTAATATCTCAGAGACCCTTCCATTTTCTTATGATCTGAAGGAGGATTGCTCTCAGCATGAAGATATGAATGGACAAGTAAAAATTAAATCCAGTTGTCTAACTTTAGAGCTTCCACAG GTAGTAGGAGGGCCTATTGATGCTATTGCTGATGCTCTGTCAGGCGATTCAGCTTCAAGAAATAGGCTTAATCCTAATGAGAAG GTCAaggaagagatcaagctagatcGCATTAGGATGTCAGTCAAGCTGGAGCCAGTTTCCGCTGCTGTGTCGGCTGATACAGTGATGATAGACTCCAGTATAGATTCCGGCTGTATGACTCAGAACAACCTATTAGGCTCTGAATGA